In the Bremerella alba genome, one interval contains:
- a CDS encoding inorganic diphosphatase has protein sequence MTHAWHDVTPGEDIPREFCAVIEIPTGSSIKYELDKDTGLLRMDRMLYSAVHYPANYGFVPQTLAEDDDPLDVLVLCQEPVAPLTLITARAVGLMTMVDSGKLDHKIIAVAVTDPEFSSYNEAIDLPNHRRNMLRRFFQDYKMLEGKSVEVDEILPSEMALPIINEALERYSAQRRRGFYRK, from the coding sequence ATGACGCACGCTTGGCACGACGTGACCCCCGGTGAAGACATCCCAAGGGAATTCTGTGCGGTCATCGAGATCCCCACTGGGTCCAGCATCAAGTATGAACTGGACAAAGATACGGGACTATTGCGAATGGACCGTATGCTCTATTCGGCCGTTCATTATCCGGCCAACTACGGCTTCGTCCCTCAAACACTCGCCGAAGACGACGACCCGCTCGACGTGTTGGTCCTTTGCCAGGAACCGGTGGCCCCGCTGACGCTGATCACCGCTCGCGCGGTCGGCCTGATGACGATGGTCGATAGCGGCAAGCTCGATCATAAGATTATCGCCGTCGCAGTGACCGACCCGGAATTCTCTTCCTACAATGAAGCGATTGATCTGCCGAATCATCGTCGAAACATGTTGCGACGCTTCTTCCAAGACTACAAGATGTTGGAAGGGAAGTCGGTTGAGGTCGACGAAATTCTGCCTTCTGAAATGGCTCTGCCGATCATCAACGAAGCCCTGGAACGCTATAGCGCGCAGCGTC